The nucleotide window CCTCCGCCTGACCCGGCTCATCGTGACCGGATTATCAAGCTAGATGACAACGTTATCATCTTAGTTGCAGATGGCAAGAGCCCGTCGACAAATCGCTGACGCCCAGGGAGCAAACGAACGCCGCCCGGTAGAAGGGTCATAACCAGACCATTGAAATACAACGAAATTTCAGCGCCTTAACGCCGCATTTCAATTAGCCGGCAAGCCATCGGCGCAGGTGGCGAACAACATCAAATCAGGGGCGCGCAACGCCCTGCGCCAAAAGACACCCCCATCCCAGGACAGGCGGCACCGCCCTATCCAATGACGCTGCGGATCGTTTCAATCGGCAATTCATGGAAGGTTTGCGTGTAATAGGCGGCGAAGCGCCCCAGGTGATAGAAGCCATTTTCCATGGCGATCTCCGCGACACCTCGCCGGGCGTCTTCCGGGTTCAGCATGGCGCGGCGCGCCCCGTCCAACCGGATATGGCGCAGCCAGATACGCGGACTCACGCCCACAGCCTGCACGAAGGCGCTTCTCACCACATGCTCCGGCAAGTCCATGGAGCGAACCAGCGCCGCAACGCTCAATTCCGAATGAGGCATTGCATCGACATGGCGCCGCGCCCGCCGGACAACCGATTGCGCATAGGTCTCCGTCAACTGCTTGTGCTCCATGCCCGAAAGGAACGCGCAAAGATCGGAGACCCTGTCGACGATATAGCCCGGCAGCACCTTGCCGAGTTCGCGAGGTGACCGCCTCAGCCCCTCGGGCGCCGTGGCCAGCACCGACGAAATCCATGCACTGAGCTCATGTGCGCCGGGATAAGCCTCAATGCTGCATAGAGGTCCTGTACGCCGCAGGTCGAGCCCGGGAAGGTCAGCAGCCTCCAGTGTCACGTAATAGCCTTGCGTTTGCGACGCTGTGACCACACTGATCTCGTGCCCGCCGGCATGCAGGAAACCGGGCGCCTCCCGCGGCGCACCATTGATCCGACTTTGATCCGAAGCTGGTAAGATCAACACCACCTTGCCGACCGGCGGAGAAGTGGTTTCGGCAACGCTGACATTGAGCCGCTCTTCGCTGACACTGACCCGGCCAAAATCGAGCTGCGTCACACTCCCGTCAAAGCGCCCACTGCCCATCTGCGTATAGCGCTGACGCCAGTCCTTGAGCCCACGCTCCTGCTCGGACGCATCAGCAAATGTGGCAATTGAAAAGCTCGGTTGCACGAGGGAGGCACTCCGCCAGTGCCCGAGTCCTACCCTTCGAACAAAAAGAGAGCAACGCAAAAATGTGCTCATAATATGTGCATATTCTTTTTCGATATCGGATTTCGCTGCATCGATTGGGCTGTTGTTCTGCCGTCTCCGCGAAGAAGGAGATAACGATGGTCAAAAAAATCTCGGTCCTGACATGCACGGCCGTGCTGGCCGCGCTTGCCGCCCCGGCCGGCATATGGGCCCAGGACGACACTTTTGTTCCCGAGACGCTCTCGGCCAAGGAGCGCGTTGATCCGGGCCCGAAAGTTTTTGTCAACGTACAGAACTGGGGTGGCGGGCCGAGTCTGGTCCGCTTCTATTCGGCCGACGATCTTTCGCTTGTCGGAACCGTCAATGGCGGCGCCCAGAGCCATTTCGCGCTCTCCCGGGATGGCAAGACGGTCTATATGGTTTCGGGCTTCTATAGCCGCCTGAGCTCAGGCACGGGCGAGCATGTGCTGCAGGTCTTCGACGTCGATACGGCGACCCTGACCAAGGAAATCCAGCTTCCCGTCAAGGTAACCCAATATACGGACGATGCGGCCCTGATGCAGCTCAGCGCCGACGAGAAATATGCCTATATCCAGAATGCCACTCCGGCCACTTCGGTCACTGTAGTTGATCTGGAGAAAGGCGAAGTGGTTCAGGAAGTGCCCTCGCCCGGATGCTTCGGTATCTACCCGACCCTGGAAGGCCACGCCTATTCCACCATATGCGGAGACGGCACCTTCAATACCATGACGCTGAGTGCCGACGGCACGAGCTTCGAGTCGGAAAAGAGCGAGGTCATCTTCGACCCTCAGGACGACCCCATCTACCTGTCCTTCGATCGGGCCGGCAGCGATCTGCTCTTTATTTCCTATAAAGGCGTCGTTCATCGCCTCTCTGACGGTGACGGTGTGATCACCCAAGTTTCGACCGCTCCGATTGCCGATGGCATTGAGGGCGATTGGGGCACGTCAGGCTATACCGTTGTCAGCTACAACGAACCCAATGGCATCCTCTTCGTGCCTATGGCATCGGGCCGCCATGACGGCTCGCACTACCACGGCGCCGAAGAAATCTGGGCCTATGACCTGGAGAATAGCAAGCTTCTCTACCGCTCGCCGGTGGACAGCCTCAACGCGCTCATCACCACCGACGACGCCGTCCCAACCCTATTTGGCCTCAGCCTGCAGACGGGTCTGGTGACCAAATATGAGGTGGATCCAGAAGCCAAATTCGTTGCCAAAAAGGTAGCCGAACACGATGCGGGCGGCTTCGCCACAACCCTGGTCGCCAAGCCATGATCGAGGTGAACCCTGCCTCCCTTGTCGCCGCAGCGCTCACGGTTTTCATCAGCCTGATCTTCGCCCGGGCGGCCTGGCACAAAATGGGCGAGTTCACCGAGTTCACCGGCTTCGTCGCCGATTATCGGCTCCTGCCCGAACCACTTGTGATCCCGGTCTCCTATGGCATCGTCGCGGCAGAGGTCGTGGCCGTGGCGCTGCAATTTATCCCCGCTGGCCGGCCATTTGGCCTGGCCATCGCGGTCGCAATGCTGCTGCTCTATGGGTACTCCATGGCCGTCAATATCCGTCGGGGTCGCATCACCATCGAATGCGGCTGTGGCGGTGCCGCGCAACCCCTCTCCTGGGCACTGGTCGCCCGCAACGGTCTCCTCGCCGCCTTCGGTCTTCTCGCCACGGCCCTGCCTATGGGATCGCTTGGGCCGGCCGATGCCGTGGCGGCTATCGTCTCGGGCTTTGCGCTCTGGGTGGCCTACCTCCTCATCGAACAGATCCTGTCCAATGCGTCCCTCGCCCGGCTCACCCGCTGACGCCGTTTCGGAGTTTTTTTCCATGACACTTGTCTATTTTGCCCTCACCATCCTCTTTGCCCTGGTCATCGCGCTGACCGTCGGCCTCCTCGCCCTGGGACGCCAGGTCGGCGTTCTCTTCGAGCGCGTCTCACCCATGGGCGCCCTGGTCAACGACTCTGGTCCCGAAGTCGGTCAGCAGACGCCGCTGTTCAGCCTGCCCAGCCTCACCGGCGGCACCGTCAATCTCGGCCCCAAGCCAGGCAAGGCCACGCTGGTTTTCTTCCTCTCGCCCACATGTCCGGTCTGCAAGAAGCTGCTGCCCGTCATCGACTCGGTACGCAAGGCAGAGTCGCACTGGCTCGACGTGGTTTTGGCCAGCGACGGACAGAAGGCCCAGCACGAGCGCTTCATCGAAACGGCTAAGCTCGGCGATTACCCCTATGTCGTCTCGACCGAACTGGGTCTGGCCTATCGCGTCGCCCGCCTGCCCTACGCGGTGCTCTTCGACCAGCACGGGACCATCCGCGCCAAGGGCCTGATCAATAGCCGCGAGCAATTCGACAGCCTCTTCAATGCCTATGACATGAAGGTTGCCTCGATCCAATCCTACATCGACCAGCAGCCGGCGGTTCAGCACTAGCCCCCGCACAGCCCAAATCAAGGAGAGCCGTCATGGCTAAAATGATCGACAGATTGCTCGGCTGGATGGATGACGCCGCCGAGAACCGCACCCGCAACATTGCCCATCGCGCCGGTCGCCGCAGTTTCCTGCAAAAAGCCGGCTGGGCCCTGGTGGGTGGCACTATCCTGCCCATGCTGCCCTATGACAATTCCAACGGCCTCGCTTATGCCCGCGGCTTGGGCGAACCCGATGAATTGCCCGAGGATTGCGAATACTGGCGCTATTGTTCCCTGCATGGCTCGCTCTGTAGCCAGTGCGGCGGTTCCGTAACCCAGTGCCCTCCAGGCACCCAACCGTCCAAGGTCGCCTGGGTCGGCACGTGTCGCAATCCCAATGACGACAAGGACTATCTCGTCTCCTACAACGACTGCTGCGGCAAGGGCGGCGGATGTGGCGAAGGCTGCTCGCGCCAGGAAGGGGATCGCCCGGGCTATCTCATGGGCCTGGCCAGCGAATCGAGCTGGTGCCAGGCCAATGACAACAAAGGCATCCACTGCACCGTCGCGATCGTGGTGGGATTGGCCGAATGAAATTTGGGACCATCCCGACCCTCCTGCTGGCGCTCCTGGGAGCGCCAGCCATGGCAGATGATACCGGACAGGCCTTGTTCATCGACAATTGCAGCGGCTGCCATCAATTGGGTGGCGTCGGCCAGCCCGGCCTTGCGCCACCGCTGATCGACGGACCGCTTTGGGAAAATCTGGGCCCCCGCAGTCCCGATTATCTGGCTGGGGTTCTGGTGGGCGGCCTGACGGGCACCATCTCTGCCGGCGGGCAGACTTTTATCGGCCTCGCCATGCCGCCGCAGGACTGGATGACCGATGCCGAGATGCAGGCGGTGGCCGATTACGTGCTCAACGAGCTCAACGGCCTGGACGCCGATCTCACCCTCGATACCTTTGCCGCGGCGCGTGCCGCCCCGCTTTCCCACGCCGAACTTCGCGCCCAGCGCAAGGAAGCTTCCCCATGATTCTTCGTTTCATCGGCACGCTCGCTATCGCCAGTCTGTTTGCCGCGCCGGCCGTAGCGGCCGAACGCCCCGCTGCCGTCAACTATGTCCTGCGCTGCGTCGGCTGCCATCTCCCCGATGGAACCGGCCTACCCAGCGCAGGCATTCCCGATTTTGTCGGCAAGGTCGGGGTATTCGGTGGCGAGGAGGACACGCGGCGATATTTGCTCCATGTGCCCGGCGTGATCAATTCCGGGTTGACCGACAAGGAAACCGCGGACCTCCTGAACTACATTATGGACAATTTCGCCGGCGCCTCTCGCCCCGATCCATGGATGCCTTTCACCGCCGAAGAGGTCGCCCGCCTCAGATCGCAGAACGTAGGCAATGTCGTGTCCTATCGCCGCAAACTTGCCGCTGCTCTGGAGGCTCAAGGTTACGTCGTGGCCGACTATCCCTGGCCCTGAATGAGCTGGCACAGCCCATTGAGCGAGAACACCTCGCCATGCCGCCGGCGATCAGGACGGATGGGCAATGCCCATGCGCTGCCGCCAAGCGCCCCAGAGCCCATTGGGGAGATAGAGCGCAAATCCCACCGCGATGACCCCAAGGCCACTAAGATACCACACGCCCAGATCGCCGAAAATTTCCTGCAACAGGAAAAAAATCACTGCGCCAATGATAGGGCCTTCAAAGGTCTTAAGTCCGCCCACCAGCACCATGAACAGCATGAAGACCGTCCACTGCACCCCGAAATTGGTGCGCGGCAGGAAGGTGATGGCACTGGCCAGCCAGATCGTTCCGGCCAGCGCGCAGCCGAAGGCGGCCAGCACGAAGATGATCTGCTTGATCCGCATGACCTCGATGCCGATAGAGGCAGCGGCCTGCTCATCGTCGCGGATGGCCTGCGCGGCCACGCCGATGCGGCTGCGCAATAGCCACCAGGTGGCCCCGAGCACCAGGGCCATACTGCCCAATCCCAGCCAATAGGTGAAATTGCGCCTGAGGTCGGGATCGAGGGCATTGAGCGCCAGCAGGGACGTGCCGGTTTCCCCCTGCACCAGCGGGTCGAACATCACCACGATGCGCAGCACCTCGGCGATAACCCAGGTGCCGATGGCAAATTCGCCGCCCTTGAGACGCAAGGCAAAAGTGGAGATGGGGACAGCAACAAGGCCCGCCCCCAAGGCCCCCATGAACAGCGCCAGATAGGGCGTGACCCCGGCATCCACCAGCCTTAGCGCCAGATAGCCGCCTATGCCGAAGAAGGCCTGCTGGCCGACCGAAACCAGCCCCGCATAGCCGGCCAACAGGTTCCACATGACGGCCAGGAGTACATAGATGAACAAGGTCGTGAGCTTGTCGATCACAATGCCGCTGGCCAGGCCCGGAAGCAGGGCCAACACCAATAGAACAACTGCGGCGGCCCCCACCGTCAGGCGGCCCGAACGGGTCCGGCGCTCGAAAGCATCAGTGGTCATGACCGGCCCTCACTGGTTGCAGGTTTCAATGGCGACGCAGGCATCTTCAATAGGCTCCGCCAGCCACCAAGATTGCGGCTATGCGCGAGATAGAGCCGGGCACCCAGAACGCCCAGGAACACCAGATGCCCGGCGAGCTGGAAGCCCTGGGCGGAAATGGTCGCTCCAAAGCTTTGTGCAACGCCCAGAACAATACCGCCTACCAAAGTGCCCCAAAGCGAGCCGATGCCGCCGATGACCACGGCCTCGAAGGCAAAGATCAATTGCGCCGGGCCGGCATAGGGATTGATCTGGGCACGCATGGCCAGAAAGGCTCCCGCAAGACCGGCCAGGGCCACGGCTATGGCTGCGGCCATACGGTGCACGGCGCGCGCATCGATACCGCAAAGCTCGGCCGCTTCGGGATCGCTGGCGGTCGCCCGGATGGCCCGCCCCAGCCTGGTGAAGCTCAACACGAGCTGCAATGTCCCCAGAACCCCCACTGCGACGAGGAAGGTGATGACCGGCAATTGGCCCACGCTGATGCCGAACGGTAGCTGCCAGCTCGCCCAGGACAGGCTGCCGATATGATTGCCCAGCGATTTCGTATCCGAGCCGAACAGCCCGAACATGCCGTTCTGCAGCACGGCGCCGAGCCCGAAAGTGGTGAGCAAGGGCAGTAGGAAACCGCCCCGGATCGTGCGCGCAAAAAGTGTCGCCTGCAGCACCCAGCCCAGCGCCGCCATAACCGGGATGACCGCAGCAACGGCCCACCATACAGGCAGTCCGAGCACTTCAACGGCAAACAGCACCAGATAGGCGCCAAAAATGGCCAGGTCGCCATGGGCCAGGTTGATGAAGCGGATGACGCCGAACATCAGCGATAATCCGGCAGCGAGGATGGCGTAATATCCGCCGAGCAATACGCCCTGAATCAATGCGTCAAGCATGGATGGTCTCTTTCTGGGTGAGCCCGAAATAGGCCTGGGTAACGGCCTGTTTGCCTAGAGCCCCAGGCACCCCCTCGAGCGCGACGCGGCCCTCGAGCATACAGATGACGCGGTCGGCAAAGGCCATGGCCCGGTCGAGATCCTGTTCCACCACGATCATTGCCGTATCGCCCTTGGCCTTGAGCCCGGCCAATTGTTCGTAGAGCCCTTCAATGGCGACTGGCGAAAGGCCCAATGAGACCTCATCGAGCAGCAGTACGCGCGGATTGCTCATCAGTGCCCGGCCGATGGCGACCGCTTGCCGCTGCCCGCCGGAAAGCCCCCCGGCCGGCACATGGAGCAGGGACTTGAGGAAAGGCAGCGCATCCACCACGCCATCGAGCGTCCAACTGCCCCGGCGCCCGTTTTCTCCCGCTACCAGGAGATTGTCCTTCACTGTCATGTCCGCGAACAGGCGGCGCCCCTCGGGCACCATTGCAATGCCGCCGGCGACCCGCCGGGACGGGGCGTGCTCGGTCACGTCCAGCCCCTCGAGCATAATCCTGCCCGCCTCCGCCCGGTGAACTCCGGCGATCGTCCGGAACAATGTGGTTTTGCCAGCGCCATTGGCCCCGATGACCCCGAGTACTTGACCGGCAGCAAGGTCGAAAGACACCTCCCTCACTGCAGTCAGCAATCCATGCCCGGCCACGAGCCGCTCCACGGTCAGCACGCTCATGCCCCGCCTCCCCCAAGATAGGCCCGCCGCACTTCCGCATCGGCCATCACGGCATCCGGATGTCCTTCGGCAATGACCTCGCCCGCGCTCATGCAGACCAGGCGATCGATCACCCGGACAAGCGCATGCAGAATGTGCTCGATCCACACGATGGTGACGCCATCGGCCCTGAGCTGGCCGACCAGGGCCACCAGCACATTGAGCTCGGCTTCGGTCAGTCCGCCGCCAATCTCGTCAAGCAGGATGACGCGAGGCCCGGTTGCCAGCGCTCGGGCCAGTTCCAGGCGCTTGCGATCCAGCAATCCCAAGGCTGCGGCCGGCCGATTGGCGTGGTGCAGCAAGGCGCATCGCTCCAGCGCCTCGGCGACCCTGTCTTCGGCGGCACGCCCGGAAAGGCCAGCCCCGAATTGCGCGGCCACCAGGGCGTTTTGATAAACAGAAAGCCCCAGAAAGGGCCTGGGCACTTGATGCGTGCGGGCGATACCCGACCGACACCTAGCCGCAGCACCCGTGCCGGTCAGCTCGGCACCGGCAAACCGGACGGTGCCGGCCGACGCGCGGAGCGCGCCGGCCAGAACACCGAACAATGTGGTTTTGCCGGCGCCATTTGGACCGACAATGCCCACCGCCTCGCCTGGGGCCACCACAAGATCGACCGACTTCAGCACCTTGAAGGCGCCGAAGCTTTTGTCGATGCCCGAGCAGGCGAGCATGGGCTGGGCAGTCGTCGGATCAGCGCCCATGGTTCAGCCTTGCACCCTGTAGGCTGTCATGTCGGCGGTGGTCGGCACGAAAGGATGACCGGCATTGGAGACGATGTTGAGATCGTATTCCCAGGGCCCTTCGGCAGCCTTGATCCATTGGACGCCCACCAGGCCCGTGGTGGCGCAATTGGGCACCGGGCCGCTGGTGAAGTCGATCGGGCCCACCGCTGTTTCTGCCTTGAGCCCCGCCAGCGCTTGCGCCAGCATCGATTTGTCCTTGGGATTACCCGAACTGGCGAGCGCGGCCACAGCGGCATCGAGCAGCGAGGCATTGGCGCCCACCTGCTGGTTCCACTGCTTGCCCACGCTCACCTCGTAACCTTCGGCGATGACGCGGCTGCTCATTCCGGTGGCCGGCGAGGTGAAGGGGAAGAGCTTGTGCCAATAGGCGCCGGCATGCAGCCCATAGCCAAGCGAGCCCATCGATTCCAGTTCGGCCGGAAACAACCCAGCCTTGGCGAGCTGACAGATCTTGATCTGCTGGGCGAGCCCCTTCTGCGCCGCCTGACGCCAGAACACCGGGAAATCCGGCGGGAAGGGGAAGGTGTTGAAAATCTCGCAGCCTTCGTCGCGGAAGAGATTGATCTGGGTGGAGAAGTCGGCCGTGCCGTTTTCATAGGGGCCGGCATCGACCATGGTAAAACCGGCCTTTTCCAGTTCCGGCAGCAATAGACCCCGAATGGCATTGCCATCGGCATCGTTGGGCAAGAGCACACCCACCTTCTTGTTGGTTTCCACCTTGCTCCACTGATCGGCATAAAGAGTGGCGAAATTGCCCACCCCGAAGCAGAAGTGGTAGGTCCACTTGAACGGCGATGGCTCGCCCGGCTTGGCACCGCGGCCGAAATAGAAGGACTCCCAGGGTGCGGTTGTGCTGAGGCAGGGCACGCCGGCCGCCTCGCAGGCATCGGCCACGGGATTGACCGTTTCCGGCGTCGAAGAGGCCAGCATCAGATCCACGGCCTCGCCATTGATCAAATCCTTGGCGACCTGGCTGGCGCGCACTGGATCGGACTGGGTGTCGGCCAAGATGAGCTGAATGCCAAAACGCTTGTCGCTGACTTGAACACCATCGGCCATATGGCGGTTGAACTGTTCGACGAGGAATGCATCGCCTTCGCCGAAGACGCCCAGCGGACCGGAGCGCGGACCGACAAAACCCACGCGGACAACCTCGTCTCCCTGCGCAAAGGCCGAGCGGACGCCG belongs to Devosia sp. XK-2 and includes:
- a CDS encoding helix-turn-helix domain-containing protein; translated protein: MQPSFSIATFADASEQERGLKDWRQRYTQMGSGRFDGSVTQLDFGRVSVSEERLNVSVAETTSPPVGKVVLILPASDQSRINGAPREAPGFLHAGGHEISVVTASQTQGYYVTLEAADLPGLDLRRTGPLCSIEAYPGAHELSAWISSVLATAPEGLRRSPRELGKVLPGYIVDRVSDLCAFLSGMEHKQLTETYAQSVVRRARRHVDAMPHSELSVAALVRSMDLPEHVVRSAFVQAVGVSPRIWLRHIRLDGARRAMLNPEDARRGVAEIAMENGFYHLGRFAAYYTQTFHELPIETIRSVIG
- a CDS encoding amine dehydrogenase large subunit; this translates as MVKKISVLTCTAVLAALAAPAGIWAQDDTFVPETLSAKERVDPGPKVFVNVQNWGGGPSLVRFYSADDLSLVGTVNGGAQSHFALSRDGKTVYMVSGFYSRLSSGTGEHVLQVFDVDTATLTKEIQLPVKVTQYTDDAALMQLSADEKYAYIQNATPATSVTVVDLEKGEVVQEVPSPGCFGIYPTLEGHAYSTICGDGTFNTMTLSADGTSFESEKSEVIFDPQDDPIYLSFDRAGSDLLFISYKGVVHRLSDGDGVITQVSTAPIADGIEGDWGTSGYTVVSYNEPNGILFVPMASGRHDGSHYHGAEEIWAYDLENSKLLYRSPVDSLNALITTDDAVPTLFGLSLQTGLVTKYEVDPEAKFVAKKVAEHDAGGFATTLVAKP
- a CDS encoding MauE/DoxX family redox-associated membrane protein, with the translated sequence MIEVNPASLVAAALTVFISLIFARAAWHKMGEFTEFTGFVADYRLLPEPLVIPVSYGIVAAEVVAVALQFIPAGRPFGLAIAVAMLLLYGYSMAVNIRRGRITIECGCGGAAQPLSWALVARNGLLAAFGLLATALPMGSLGPADAVAAIVSGFALWVAYLLIEQILSNASLARLTR
- the mauD gene encoding methylamine dehydrogenase accessory protein MauD; the encoded protein is MTLVYFALTILFALVIALTVGLLALGRQVGVLFERVSPMGALVNDSGPEVGQQTPLFSLPSLTGGTVNLGPKPGKATLVFFLSPTCPVCKKLLPVIDSVRKAESHWLDVVLASDGQKAQHERFIETAKLGDYPYVVSTELGLAYRVARLPYAVLFDQHGTIRAKGLINSREQFDSLFNAYDMKVASIQSYIDQQPAVQH
- a CDS encoding methylamine dehydrogenase light chain translates to MAKMIDRLLGWMDDAAENRTRNIAHRAGRRSFLQKAGWALVGGTILPMLPYDNSNGLAYARGLGEPDELPEDCEYWRYCSLHGSLCSQCGGSVTQCPPGTQPSKVAWVGTCRNPNDDKDYLVSYNDCCGKGGGCGEGCSRQEGDRPGYLMGLASESSWCQANDNKGIHCTVAIVVGLAE
- a CDS encoding cytochrome c, which produces MADDTGQALFIDNCSGCHQLGGVGQPGLAPPLIDGPLWENLGPRSPDYLAGVLVGGLTGTISAGGQTFIGLAMPPQDWMTDAEMQAVADYVLNELNGLDADLTLDTFAAARAAPLSHAELRAQRKEASP
- a CDS encoding branched-chain amino acid ABC transporter permease, which gives rise to MTTDAFERRTRSGRLTVGAAAVVLLVLALLPGLASGIVIDKLTTLFIYVLLAVMWNLLAGYAGLVSVGQQAFFGIGGYLALRLVDAGVTPYLALFMGALGAGLVAVPISTFALRLKGGEFAIGTWVIAEVLRIVVMFDPLVQGETGTSLLALNALDPDLRRNFTYWLGLGSMALVLGATWWLLRSRIGVAAQAIRDDEQAAASIGIEVMRIKQIIFVLAAFGCALAGTIWLASAITFLPRTNFGVQWTVFMLFMVLVGGLKTFEGPIIGAVIFFLLQEIFGDLGVWYLSGLGVIAVGFALYLPNGLWGAWRQRMGIAHPS
- a CDS encoding branched-chain amino acid ABC transporter permease; this translates as MLDALIQGVLLGGYYAILAAGLSLMFGVIRFINLAHGDLAIFGAYLVLFAVEVLGLPVWWAVAAVIPVMAALGWVLQATLFARTIRGGFLLPLLTTFGLGAVLQNGMFGLFGSDTKSLGNHIGSLSWASWQLPFGISVGQLPVITFLVAVGVLGTLQLVLSFTRLGRAIRATASDPEAAELCGIDARAVHRMAAAIAVALAGLAGAFLAMRAQINPYAGPAQLIFAFEAVVIGGIGSLWGTLVGGIVLGVAQSFGATISAQGFQLAGHLVFLGVLGARLYLAHSRNLGGWRSLLKMPASPLKPATSEGRS
- a CDS encoding ABC transporter ATP-binding protein; the protein is MSVLTVERLVAGHGLLTAVREVSFDLAAGQVLGVIGANGAGKTTLFRTIAGVHRAEAGRIMLEGLDVTEHAPSRRVAGGIAMVPEGRRLFADMTVKDNLLVAGENGRRGSWTLDGVVDALPFLKSLLHVPAGGLSGGQRQAVAIGRALMSNPRVLLLDEVSLGLSPVAIEGLYEQLAGLKAKGDTAMIVVEQDLDRAMAFADRVICMLEGRVALEGVPGALGKQAVTQAYFGLTQKETIHA
- a CDS encoding ABC transporter ATP-binding protein; the encoded protein is MGADPTTAQPMLACSGIDKSFGAFKVLKSVDLVVAPGEAVGIVGPNGAGKTTLFGVLAGALRASAGTVRFAGAELTGTGAAARCRSGIARTHQVPRPFLGLSVYQNALVAAQFGAGLSGRAAEDRVAEALERCALLHHANRPAAALGLLDRKRLELARALATGPRVILLDEIGGGLTEAELNVLVALVGQLRADGVTIVWIEHILHALVRVIDRLVCMSAGEVIAEGHPDAVMADAEVRRAYLGGGGA
- a CDS encoding ABC transporter substrate-binding protein; this encodes MSIQKTFSGHGVTRRHFIKSAAAIAGGAAAALAMPAGVRSAFAQGDEVVRVGFVGPRSGPLGVFGEGDAFLVEQFNRHMADGVQVSDKRFGIQLILADTQSDPVRASQVAKDLINGEAVDLMLASSTPETVNPVADACEAAGVPCLSTTAPWESFYFGRGAKPGEPSPFKWTYHFCFGVGNFATLYADQWSKVETNKKVGVLLPNDADGNAIRGLLLPELEKAGFTMVDAGPYENGTADFSTQINLFRDEGCEIFNTFPFPPDFPVFWRQAAQKGLAQQIKICQLAKAGLFPAELESMGSLGYGLHAGAYWHKLFPFTSPATGMSSRVIAEGYEVSVGKQWNQQVGANASLLDAAVAALASSGNPKDKSMLAQALAGLKAETAVGPIDFTSGPVPNCATTGLVGVQWIKAAEGPWEYDLNIVSNAGHPFVPTTADMTAYRVQG